A stretch of DNA from Staphylococcus equorum:
CAACTTTAGAGTCTGCTTTTGGATCTACTTTATAGCCATCGATTGAGACATTATCATATTTTAACGCTCTTACAAAGTTGTAATCTTGTGTAAATGAAGCATCATATGTTGTATAACCTTCGTAGTTATACCATGGTGTTTCAGCTTTTAATTCTACACCAATCGCACTACTTTCAGTGTTGGCACCGCTAGCGCCACCTTCACCGTGCCCCCATTTCTGTACTTGCTCTGACTGCGCTTTGACTTCTTGATTATTACTCGTTATATACGCTGCGGAAGAACCTACGACAAGTGTTGATACTATGACTGTTGAAGATAGTAACTTTACTACTTTATTCATAATAAATCACTCCTATTTTGTAGTTTCCCTTTTGGCAAGTGTAATTATTCACCCTCATCATACTCCAAATCATGTTAATTGCAAGGATTTTCTCTTTTATATATTAAAATTATTATCAGAATTAAATTAGATTTTTTAACTTAAGCAGTTGAAATTTTACCAGTATACCAATTAAACATGTATAGTGAATATATGATTATGAAATTAGAAAGGATGATTTTTTATGGTACATATCTTACAAGTCGATTTTCCTTTAGATGGTCCGTTTGGAGATGAAATGGCACGACAATTCGAGGATTTAGCAAAA
This window harbors:
- the isaB gene encoding immunodominant staphylococcal antigen IsaB family protein, whose amino-acid sequence is MNKVVKLLSSTVIVSTLVVGSSAAYITSNNQEVKAQSEQVQKWGHGEGGASGANTESSAIGVELKAETPWYNYEGYTTYDASFTQDYNFVRALKYDNVSIDGYKVDPKADSKVEYNETIYDTTASFNKDDEVVQTTFFTKPDSVSKDTFKDAHSSNEITEEGKLGNEDGTFVKYKTNEGSYTAFFDTKDNLMEMTISQ